One Tenebrio molitor chromosome 2, icTenMoli1.1, whole genome shotgun sequence genomic region harbors:
- the LOC138122898 gene encoding thyroglobulin-like, which translates to MKVFILLLILLSKNAKAQDEDGVLCSARSCSDYIADNPCPALPDNCQIQNSTHSGVILPGPYLCNCCQFCLINLGENEYCAVGEDGGLIPDSICGPGLTCSIDGLDGVCIPMTNTKCTRARAEYDNRKVDGTLGTMQVRPNCDDDGFYKPYKCLPGQTCFCVDNEGERIFGEIPYTSIAELTMKCECSRKQKQAEKFIGRTLHPNEYFRCTENGDYDVIQCIDDKCMCTDPLDGIPTYPTTASINMEDISNKTLDCFIEGVHETGKFYYACAESYLEILDEDNKYKANGFDAVFGSKFPNCTIDGKYAPIQLNVEKEEVFCADPDGLQIEEYGMHLSENTGSMNCNCARSKRFLPKDSTEDLVCCPNGNYRKYQCRRGVCYCVDTDGYQNGNEEVAMYELDKLSCYQNSCYENEI; encoded by the exons ATGAAAGTGTTCATACTGTTGTTGATTTTATTGTCCAAGAACGCAAAAGCCCAAGACGAAGACGGTGTTTTGTGTTCTGCACGATCTTGCTCC GACTACATAGCAGACAATCCTTGTCCAGCCCTCCCGGACAACTGCCAGATCCAGAATTCAACGCACAGTGGTGTAATCCTACCCGGTCCTTATCTTTGCAACTGCTGTCAGTTTTGCCTAATAAATCTAG GAGAGAATGAGTACTGTGCAGTGGGAGAAGACGGCGGTCTCATTCCGGATTCAATCTGTGGCCCTGGTCTTACCTGCAGCATTGACGGACTGGACGGAGTCTGCATACCAA TGACTAACACTAAATGCACCCGCGCACGAGCTGAATACGACAACAGAAAAGTTGATGGAACTCTTGGTACCATGCAGGTACGTCCAAACTGCGACGACGACGGTTTTTACAAACCTTACAAATGTCTACCAGGGCAAAC GTGTTTTTGTGTGGACAATGAGGGAGAACGAATCTTTGGAGAAATCCCCTATACCAGCATAGCAGAGCTGACTATGAAATGCG aatGCTCTAGAAAACAGAAACAAGCTGAAAAGTTTATCGGGAGAACTCTACACCCAAATGAGTACTTCCGGTGCACAGAGAATGGTGATTACGACGTAATCCAATGTATTGACGATAAATGCATGTGCACGGACCCTCTGGATGGCATCCCAACATATCCGACAACCGCTTCGATAAATATGGAGGACATTTCGAACAAAACTCTGGATTGCT TCATTGAAGGAGTGCATGAAACGGGCAAATTTTACTATGCTTGCGCGGAAAGCTATTTAGAGATCCTGGACGAAGATAACAAATACAAAGCAAACGGTTTTGACGCAGTTTTCGgatcaaaatttccaaattgtaCGATTGATGGTAAATACGCACCGATTCAGTTGAACGTGGAAAA GGAGGAGGTTTTTTGTGCAGATCCAGACGGACTCCAAATAGAGGAGTACGGTATGCACCTCAGTGAAAACACCGGCTCCATGAATTGCA ACTGTGCAAGAagtaaacgttttttaccGAAAGATTCGACAGAAGATCTAGTGTGTTGCCCCAATGGCAATTACAGGAAGTATCAGTGCAGAAGGGGCGTGTGCTATTGCGTGGACACAGATGGATATCAAAATGGGAATGAAGAGGTCGCAATGTACGAACTCGACAAATTAAGTTGTTATCAGAACAGTTGTTACGAAAACGaaatctaa
- the LOC138122900 gene encoding protein CDV3 homolog produces MADLDDFFAKKDRKKSKSTKKFSTTDEVAKKLEDNAKKSEKLKKERVPEGDETSAPVHDQDEWKDFEEEKKDYSGLKIGNLTIASPTDGSTGATETNTEQQQGFDDSGQDNEKKMGPWKRVDSEVQEEPVKVVEKKVEPPAPKPGPGGAYVPPSMRNQSSQPQIQPSRLRSKAAPDIHNEEFFPTLSKTSDHRKNRSEGTFEVVQHNRAGSHRQVEQAKASSGQGPKLSLENRYNTLSDS; encoded by the exons ATGGCAGATTTGGACGATTTTTTCGCAAAGAAAGATCGCAAGAAGTCTAAAAGCACGAAGAAATTCTCCACGACCGATGAAGTAGCAAAAAAACTAGAAGACAACGCAAAAAAATCCGAGAAACTGAAGAAGGAACGTGTTCCTGAGGGCGACGAGACTTCCGCTCCCGTTCAT GACCAGGATGAGTGGAAGGACtttgaagaagaaaagaaGGACTACAGCGGACTAAAAATCGGCAATTTAACCATAGCATCGCCAACGGATGGGAGCACAGGTGCTACGGAAACCAATACCGAGCAACAGCAAGGATTCGACGACTCCGGACAAGACAACGAGAAGAAAATGGGGCCGTGGAAGCGGGTCGACTCTGAAGTGCAAGAGGAACCGGTCAAAGTTGTGGAGAAGAAGGTCGAGCCACCAGCACCCAAGCCCGGTCCTGGTGGAGCTTATGTGCCACCCAGCATGAGGAATCAGTCATCACAGCCGCAAATCCAACCCAGTCGGCTACGATCAAAGGCCGCACCGGACATACACAATGAAGAATTTTTCCCCACACTGTCCAAGACAAGTGACCATAGGAA AAATCGAAGTGAAGGGACTTTTGAAGTAGTGCAACACAACAGGGCGGGATCCCATCGACAAGTGGAGCAGGCGAAAGCGAGTTCGGGGCAGGGCCCCAAACTGTCTCTCGAAAATCGCTACAATACTCTAAGCGAtagctag
- the LOC138122902 gene encoding putative gamma-glutamylcyclotransferase CG2811 isoform X2: MNLHKVFVYGTLKRGEPNHNWFSKDSIGHYRLICEAKTVDKYPLIIGTEYNIPFLLYSPGNGTNVRGELYEVDDAVFRNLDALEDHPNFYVREEREVLSLDDNRKITTWIYFIKDFKENLLKQTSYESYSSEGPHGLKYVTSEEATIEDL, from the exons ATgaatttgcacaaggttttcGTGTATGGAACGCTTAAAAGGGGCGAACCTAATCACAACTGGTTTTCAAAAGACTCCATCGGACACTATCGGCTGATTTGCGAGGCAAAAACCGTAGACAAGTACCCGTTGATCATAGGAACAGAATATAATATTCCATTTTTGCTTTACAGTCCAG GAAACGGTACTAACGTGAGGGGAGAACTGTACGAGGTGGACGATGCAGTTTTCCGCAACTTGGACGCTTTAGAAGACCACCCAAACTTTTACGTCAGAGAAGAGCGTGAAGTACTGTCTTTAGATGACAACCGGAAGATTACCACTTGGATATATTTCATAAAAGATTTTAAAGAGAATTTATTAAAGCAAACCAGTTACGAATCTTACAGCAGCGAAGGGCCCCACGGGTTAAAGTATGTTACAAG TGAGGAGGCGACGATTGAAGATCTTTAA
- the LOC138122902 gene encoding putative gamma-glutamylcyclotransferase CG2811 isoform X3, with protein MNLHKVFVYGTLKRGEPNHNWFSKDSIGHYRLICEAKTVDKYPLIIGTEYNIPFLLYSPGNGTNVRGELYEVDDAVFRNLDALEDHPNFYVREEREVLSLDDNRKITTWIYFIKDFKENLLKQTSYESYSSEGPHGLKYVTS; from the exons ATgaatttgcacaaggttttcGTGTATGGAACGCTTAAAAGGGGCGAACCTAATCACAACTGGTTTTCAAAAGACTCCATCGGACACTATCGGCTGATTTGCGAGGCAAAAACCGTAGACAAGTACCCGTTGATCATAGGAACAGAATATAATATTCCATTTTTGCTTTACAGTCCAG GAAACGGTACTAACGTGAGGGGAGAACTGTACGAGGTGGACGATGCAGTTTTCCGCAACTTGGACGCTTTAGAAGACCACCCAAACTTTTACGTCAGAGAAGAGCGTGAAGTACTGTCTTTAGATGACAACCGGAAGATTACCACTTGGATATATTTCATAAAAGATTTTAAAGAGAATTTATTAAAGCAAACCAGTTACGAATCTTACAGCAGCGAAGGGCCCCACGGGTTAAAGTATGTTACAAG TTGA
- the LOC138122902 gene encoding putative gamma-glutamylcyclotransferase CG2811 isoform X1 — MNLHKVFVYGTLKRGEPNHNWFSKDSIGHYRLICEAKTVDKYPLIIGTEYNIPFLLYSPGNGTNVRGELYEVDDAVFRNLDALEDHPNFYVREEREVLSLDDNRKITTWIYFIKDFKENLLKQTSYESYSSEGPHGLKYVTRYLRETTSNYKMKVLNAVKS; from the exons ATgaatttgcacaaggttttcGTGTATGGAACGCTTAAAAGGGGCGAACCTAATCACAACTGGTTTTCAAAAGACTCCATCGGACACTATCGGCTGATTTGCGAGGCAAAAACCGTAGACAAGTACCCGTTGATCATAGGAACAGAATATAATATTCCATTTTTGCTTTACAGTCCAG GAAACGGTACTAACGTGAGGGGAGAACTGTACGAGGTGGACGATGCAGTTTTCCGCAACTTGGACGCTTTAGAAGACCACCCAAACTTTTACGTCAGAGAAGAGCGTGAAGTACTGTCTTTAGATGACAACCGGAAGATTACCACTTGGATATATTTCATAAAAGATTTTAAAGAGAATTTATTAAAGCAAACCAGTTACGAATCTTACAGCAGCGAAGGGCCCCACGGGTTAAAGTATGTTACAAGGTACTTGCGCGAGACCACTTCTAACTACAAAATGAAAGTCTTAAACGCCGTTAAAAGTTGA
- the LOC138122901 gene encoding LHFPL tetraspan subfamily member 2a protein, producing the protein MGYLIVTARSLLWMLASLVATLLMLGALMSPVWLVANPQSVRYDNETILYTPSVGVYTKCSKPIKFEKASCTAIAVRGLATESYVYPSVWKAATVFLITGIMIMSATVFMSLISCCVQSLFKKSIFTMSGVAQAFAGICFILGVMLHPMGWGATRVQKLCGRDASPFYPADCSLGLGLVLAAIGTILAFVSACLSVPAEKSTSSDTVQDQIYEGQTLICLA; encoded by the exons ATGGGGTACTTGATTGTGACTGCTCGTAGTCTACTATGGATGCTGGCCAGTTTGGTGGCCACTTTGTTAATGCTGGGGGCCCTGATGAGCCCCGTGTGGCTGGTGGCCAACCCGCAGTCAGTGCGATACGACAACGAAACAATACTGTACACGCCTAGCGTGGGGGTGTACACCAAATGTAGCAAACcgattaaatttgaaaaggcTTCCTGCACAGCCATCGCTGTGAGAGGCCTGGCGACCGAGTCTTATGTATATCCGTCAGTGTGGAAAGCTGCGACGGTCTTCCTCATCACAG GTATTATGATCATGTCTGCAACTGTTTTTATGAGTCTGATCAGTTGTTGCGTCCAGAGCCTCTTCAAAAAGAGCATATTCACGATGTCCGGTGTTGCACAAGCTTTTGCAG GTATCTGTTTTATTTTGGGTGTGATGTTGCATCCCATGGGTTGGGGGGCGACAAGGGTGCAGAAGTTGTGCGGCAGGGACGCTTCCCCGTTTTATCCCGCAGACTGCAGTCTCGGGTTGGGGCTGGTGCTGGCCGCGATTGGTACCATCCTTGCGTTCGTTTCAGCTTGTCTTTCAGTGCCTGCCGAAAAGTCCACCAGCAGTGATACAGTACAAGACCAAATATACGAAGGCCAAACTCTTATATGTCTCGCTTAA
- the LOC138122897 gene encoding dnaJ homolog subfamily C member 21: MKCHYEILDVSRDADAAEIKSAYRKYALKWHPDKNLTNTEFAKEQFQLVQQAYEVLSDPQERAWYDKHREQILRGSDSEFQDSSLDVFQYFTTTCFKGYGDDEKGFYTVYRNVFDQIIKEDLEFIDDKEEFCEIPRFGDSKSDYDEVVGPFYSYWSSYCTKKSYVWRDPYDIKETRDRRVLKLIEKENKKVRQKAKKERNEEVRNLVAFVRKRDKRVQEHTKLLEARILENRQKQEKLSKQRRLERKRELNESGAQAEWTKFDNVKSELEEIEKKLAEEFGEEFSNSEDDDDDEDISDLYCVACNKIFKTPKALENHESSKKHKENVERLKEIMLEEEEEEITDDEVEAAAEEDVDDISQTDDLSGTSEESEDSVEQLKKQKKKNKKAKNIMTINNEEEISCEVDMTKVEDSDDNFDFELTKKQKKKNAKKQNKSKVTTENKNEENEVTVEKIMKNGRKKQNKKEKQCTNIEEIDTDHCCVTCLAKFSSKNKLFQHLKQTRHGAYLPNKNVKVRKNGREE, encoded by the coding sequence ATGAAGTGTCACTACGAAATTCTTGATGTCTCGAGAGACGCCGACGCTGCCGAAATAAAATCAGCTTACAGAAAATATGCTCTGAAATGGCATCCAGATAAAAACCTCACCAACACTGAGTTTGCCAAGGAACAGTTTCAACTCGTGCAACAAGCCTACGAAGTGCTAAGTGACCCCCAGGAGAGGGCCTGGTATGACAAACACCGTGAACAAATTTTACGAGGCTCAGATTCCGAATTTCAAGACAGCAGCCTTGATGTTTTCCAGTATTTCACGACCACCTGCTTCAAAGGCTACGGGGATGACGAGAAAGGTTTCTACACCGTGTATCGCAACGTTTTCGATCAGATTATCAAAGAAGACTTGGAATTTATTGACGATAAAGAAGAATTTTGTGAGATACCAAGATTTGGTGACTCCAAGAGTGACTATGATGAAGTTGTTGGGCCATTCTACTCTTACTGGTCAAGTTATTGCACTAAAAAAAGTTACGTGTGGCGCGATCCCTACGATATTAAAGAAACTCGGGACAGGCGcgtattaaaattaatcgaaaaagaaaataaaaaggtCAGACAGAAGGCCAAGAAAGAAAGGAATGAGGAGGTCAGAAATCTTGTGGCATTTGTGAGGAAGAGAGACAAGCGTGTTCAAGAACACACGAAGCTGCTTGAAGCGAGGATTTTGGAGAACCGGCAAAAACAGGAAAAATTGAGCAAGCAGAGAAGACTTGAAAGGAAGAGAGAGTTGAATGAGTCGGGGGCGCAAGCTGAATGGACCAAATTTGATAACGTCAAGTCAGAACTGGAAGAAATCGAGAAGAAGTTAGCCGAAGAATTTGGCGAAGAGTTTTCGAATTCGGAAGATGACGATGACGATGAGGACATCAGCGATCTCTACTGCGTAGCGtgcaacaaaattttcaagactccAAAAGCCTTAGAAAATCACGAATCTagtaaaaaacacaaagagaATGTAGAGAgattaaaagaaattatgtTGGAAGAAGAGGAGGAAGAGATTACTGATGATGAAGTGGAGGCAGCAGCAGAAGAAGATGTAGACGATATTTCTCAGACTGATGATCTCAGTGGAACTAGTGAAGAATCGGAAGATTCTGTGGAGCAGttgaagaaacaaaaaaagaaaaacaaaaaagcgaaaaatatAATGACAATTAATAACGAAGAAGAGATAAGTTGCGAAGTTGATATGACTAAAGTTGAGGACTCTGATGATAATTTTGACTTTGagttaacaaaaaaacaaaagaaaaagaacgccAAGAAGCAGAACAAAAGTAAGGTGACGacggaaaataaaaatgaagagAATGAAGTGACCGTTGAGAAAATAATGAAGAACGGTAGAAagaagcaaaataaaaaggaaaagCAATGTACAAATATTGAAGAAATAGATACGGACCACTGCTGCGTGACATGTTTGGCAAAATtctcatcaaaaaataaattgttccaGCATTTAAAGCAAACACGACACGGAGCGTACTTacctaataaaaatgttaaagttAGAAAGAACGGCAGAGAAgagtag